The Anolis sagrei isolate rAnoSag1 chromosome 6, rAnoSag1.mat, whole genome shotgun sequence genome includes the window gcttcctctcacatatttatacatggctatcatatctcctctcagccttctcttcttcaggctaaacatgcccagttccctaagccgctcctcatagggcttgttctccagacccttgatcattttagtcgccctcctctggacacattccagcttgtcaatatctctcttgaattgtggtgcccagaattggacacagtattccagatgtggtctaaccaaagcagaatagaggggtagcattacttccttagatctagacactatgctcctattgatgcaggccaaaatcccattggctttttttgccgccacatcacattgttggctcatgtttaacttgctgtccacgaggactccaagatctttttcacacgtactgctctcgagccaggcgtcccccattctgtatctttgcatttcattttttctgccaaagtggagtatcttgcatttgtcactgttgaacttcattttgttagttttggcccatctctctaatctgtcaagatcgttttgaattctgctcctgtcctctggactattggctatccctcccaatttggtgtcatctgcaaacttgatgatcatgccttctagcccttcatctaagtcattaataaagatgttgaacaggaccgggcccaggacggaaccctgcggcactccactcgtcacttctttccaagatgaagaggaagcattagtgagcactctctgtgttcgtccacttaaccaattacagatccacctcaccgtagttttgcctagcccacattggactagtttccttgccagaaggtcatgggggaccttgtcgaaggccttactgaaattcaggtacgctacatccacggcattccccgcatctacccagcttgtagctctatcgaagaaagagatcagattagtctggcatgacttgtttttgataaatccatgttgactattagcgatgattgcatttgtttctaagtgtttgcagaccgcttccttaacaatcttttccagaatcttgcccggtatcgacgtgaggctgaccggacggtagttgtttgggtcgtccttttttcccttcttgaagattgggaccacattggccctcctccaatctgctggaacttctcccgttctccaagaactctcaaagatggttgccaatggttccgaaatgacttccgctagttccttcagtacctttgggtgtagttgatctggccctggggacttgaactcattaagagcggccaggtattcctggacgacttctttcccaatttggggttggatgtcctccaatccctcatccactccatcttgctgaggttgaagactctctttttgtgagaagaccgaggcaaagaaggcattaagtagttctgccttttccctgtcccctgtcagcattgccccatcttctcctcgaagaggtcctatcgcctccttgtttttcctttttctactgacataagaatagaagccctttttattgtttttaatgtccctggcaagtctgagctcgttttttgctttagctttgcggaccttttctctacaggtgttggctatttgtttgaattcttctttggtgatttctccctttttccacttcttgtgcatgtctcttttgtgtcttagcacagttagaagttctttggacatccattctggcttctttgcacttgtcctattttttctctttgttggcacggtttgcaattgtgccttgagtatttcactcttgagaaattcccatccatccgtagctcccttgtcttttagtatctgtgtccacggaatgctgctcagcgtttccttcattttttggaaatcagctctcctaaagtccaaaatgcaggtttgacttgtcttagtttcggccttcctttgtacctcaaattgcaggagcacatggtcacttgcccctaaggatcctaccacttcgaccgcatcgatcaggtcctccgcatttgttaggatgagatgaagagtagccaatccccttgttgcctcttctaccttctggaccatgaaattgtctgcaaggcaagcgaggaatttgttggaccttgtactcttggccgagtttgttttccagcaaatatcgggatagttgaaatcgcccatgactactacatctcttttctgtgcctgtttggtcaactgttggcagaagacttcatcaagatcttcctcctggcttgggggtctgtagtagacgcctacaatgacatctttttgagtcccagttcccttgattcttatccagatgatttcaagctggtttcccagattgctgtcttgaatttcttctgcagcataagagtttttgacatataaggctactccgcctcctctcccctttgttcggtttctgtgaaagaggttatacccctcgatatctacattccagcgataggagtcatcccaccaggtttcagtgatggctatgatatcatatttgtggtgtagtgctagaagttggagttcgtcttgtttatttcccatgctctgtgcattagtgtaaagacatgtgagcccctgggatcttcccttgagctgtttaattgggattattgtgcttttggtacttggtccttgttgtgtttgtgcagccctccgtttagccttctggcgattcccagacattatgggtaaagtagtgttcacaaggctgttgtccccctcccccggtggacctagtttaaagtgcgtctaatgaggtttgcaagtctgtgagcaaaaaggtgttttcctacttgtgtgagatgcaccccatcccttgccagtaggccatcctcctggaatagcaggccatggttgaggaagccaaagcgttcctcctgacaccattttctaagccagtcattgatctgtactatttttctggctcttgtgggtccgtgtcttacaacagggaggagggatgaaaagaccacctgtacattacattcttttagcattgctcctagagctcgaaaatcatttgtgatcttttgaaacgtatgccttgcagtatcattggttcctacatgaatcaacatgaggagaggacggtgatagggcttgaggagcctggtgagcctctgagtgatatggtgtatttttgcccccggtaggcagcatatttctcgagccatcccatctggtctggaaatgacagcttccgttcctctaaggagggagtcgcctactaccaagacctgtttactttcaggaatgacagggccccttttgtgcaatgtagtgtgtaggtctccagaaaagtgatcctgttggtgtgaattgtgtaggtgaaaagtgttgtcctcctcctcgacatccccggtgcattcgtcaaggacaatccattgagattcgtccaagagcctatggttctcctgtatgtgttcctgttgctcctggtctatggttggggatggtacacctgcacgattgtgcaagtgtgaatgttgtgaagtgttgtcccagtcagggctatcccctgcacactgatcaaggatgagccactgatcagtatctaagccattctggtcttccccaatatgttgtgtttcttggtcaggtgctagttgtgtgagaatttggaatctattgtgtaactgcagctgagcggaagtattctgaggaggcttctgggtcctatgtgtccttctaagggtgacatttctccaagcctgagggttgtccacatctgaggtgctgttctgttgagcctccccgtaatgttggtgtgatatgggccgcgtgtctaggccagtgtggtgtgtggtgtctaagaacagctcaagttcctgaatgtccttaagggtcttaatacggtcctcgagttgtcgtatcctgtgttccatgcgagtgatctgtgtacacttggggcagatgtaattgagtaattgtagtgtgaaaaagttgaacatgccacagcttgtgcatgagatgggaagttttcgtgtttgttccatctggaggttgctaatgacctcctcttggtgtgtgtttgatgttgttgtctgtatgcaggggtgaaagtataggttactgagtgtacgagttcaCGCGCGCCGTGAGGCGCGtgcgacactggtttatataggataaccaggaagccccgcctctcagacagagcagttaatttttaaactcaggaagcccctcccctcaaacagagcagttaatttttaacctcaggaagccccgcctctcaaagaaagcagcgctgaaagctgttaaatttaaacaaagcttaccctgaagcagaaggaaacaaaatgggttcctgcttcctcaacttctgtggaaagcccagctgccccttgggttcagacactggtttatataggataaccaggaagccccgcctctcagacagagcagttaatttttaaactcaggaagcctctCCCCTCAaccagagcagttaatttttaaactcaggaagccccgcctctcaaagaaagcagcgctgaaagctgttaaatttaaacaaagcttaccctgaagcagaaggaaacaaaatgggttcctgcttcctcaacttctgtggaaagcccagaaGTGGAATACCCAATAACCAAGCTGTGGAATACCCAATAACCAAGCTTCTCAACTGTAATGCAAGGAAATTGTGGACCGAAAATAAAAAATGATTAGCAGCAGCactatgaccaacataaaatactgtgttttcagatggtgtttggtgacccctctgacccctctgacccctccTCACACACCTCCCAAGggtcctggcccccaggttgagaaacattgccttaaAGACTGCATTTTTCTAAATGCTCTATTCCTGCCACTAATCTTTTGATCTTCTTATAACTGGGTTGCAGTGGATTGCAGTAGATCTTCATATCTATTCATTCCTCACCTATTGACAGGAGGAAGGCTCTTACGTCTGATGAGGAACAAAAATCTTTAGTGGGAGCAACTGAAGTGTGTGGtgtgtcacctgtcaacttatgatgacccccatgaatttcataggcttttcttatgcaaggaatactcaagagaaGGAGTTCTGAtgtgcttttttattatttacattgcaatagagGCAACATGGGATGGGGTGCAGAGGGTGGGGGTTGGATAGACAATCTTCTTTGTCACCATCCAAGGAGAAAAGCtttagctgggttgttgtgactttttttggtctatatggccatgttccagaagcattctctcctgacttttgcctgcatctatggcaggcaccctcaaaaGTTGTGCGATTGTAAGACTTCATAACCTATgtggatgcctgccctagatgcaggcaaaacgtcaggacagaatgctttcagaacatggccatatagcccaaaaaacctacaacagcccagtgattctagccatgaaaacctttgacaatacattaaatctttAGCTCTTCCAAAATATATCTCAAATGACTGGCTTTGAAGGAATCAAGGCCGATTCCAATATAACTTTCAATGCCTACGTAAAATACATGATACTAACTTGAAATCCCAGgaaaaccccacatataaaagtagcattaaaacctaacattcaatttaaaacctAACAACAGTAAATTAAAACTGACATCAATCAATTCAGCTAGATTtagtcagacaaaattctataataacataaatctaaacaaaacatccatattagtgtacaacagccagcaagggttcacaaaacgGTGTGGGTTGGTTATGTAGTCAAATGAAGTCATTGGGCTGGTGTGGACCAGGAAGTCCAAATACAAATACTTCTCAACCAGAGGCCCGGCAACCAGAGGCCCGGCAATGATCTCTCAACAATctaattctcctcctctccatatacaAGTGAGCAAAAGTAgccttcagtttttttctgaatgagaagagggaggggagttccagagctttaattctttagggagggtattccagagctggagtgggatcacggagaaggcccgctctcACGTTTCCACCAGCAGTGCTTGGGATGGgtatgggaccgagagcagggcctccgctgATGACCGCAGTGCCCAGGCTGGTTTGTGAGAGGAGATGTGAACCgttaaatagcctggacccaagtcatttagggctttaaaggtaatgtaTACACTTTGTATTTAGCACAGAAGCAGACCAGCAACCAGTGGATCTGCCGCAACATGGGAATGGATCTCTCTCTGTACGgagctcctgttaacaatctggccgtcAATCTCTGAACCggttgaagcttccgaactaccttcaaaggcagccccacatagagatgatacaggtgttcctgattgtctTTTATGATCATGATGAGTGTACAAGTTGTCTATTCCATAGTGATGCATGGACTTGTAATGGCCCATACCAAAGCCAGAGTACAAATGACCTAAAGCGTCATCTTAAGCATAAAATTAGCATGATATATTTCAGatagtgtaatatattatatattagcataATTCTGAACCTAATATTGGTTTTTCATATTCTGATTCTTCAATAAAAACAAAGACCCATCCTTCTGATGAAATAATGAGGATTCCATATATATCATTCTTCTGTTCCAGAATGTCATTGATCATCAAGACATTTTTGTACaagagttgattataaattgtatgactttaactgtatttgtgtttagattggctgcagtaatgctggagcagcctaagtcagaggagtcctccatgtgcgttgccatggagaccgatgcaggagagagggaagtgggaggagcttagaggggagaatttgaaaaaacgacagttaaaaatcagttagggtttaggtttagaggtgtGAACAGTCTGGGTTTAGGTTCAGGGGAGTCAGGAGTTAgattcagaggagtgaggagttaggagttgggagagaaggaaaggaaaggtggcggagtgacttgtgaagcaaagctttgaggctttaaaaagctgggtttggctattgaaagtttctcaggctagtgcagccgaatggtgaaacagagctggtattcttttagtctaaggagaggctaaagaatagtttacttagtatttgatctagggaggaacaaacaagggaaacatccctgtattgaaactttgtgtGAAACAAgggctctacgtcagaaagatactgtgttacttgaaagaatgaactgttaaagttacaagtattattccaagtgcaacaaggaaaagttacgtcttgcaaccacacgctgtgtacttaataaaattgttaacttttatttgaagattgcctcagctccatctattctgtgtccaaagtgccatttctcacaatattacaacttacctcacatggtggcagaaacgcagggaaaagtaaccaaataaatctacattcttctctccagtcacgctacagtatatacagtgtaattactactaagttattactttcgtaataaaggaggaggtgcaattgaacagcctcccttccaacttgatggtaaatttggttcctaattggCAActtccattgcaaatcggccagttctttttaaaattgggaactggggtaaaatctcctgaatactagttcctttcaaattggtggcaacaataaatcatccctccgctcccttgcttcttttcaatTTTATTATCCTTAGGAGGTTAATAAAattgaaaagaagcaagggagcggaAGGATGATTTCTTGTTGGAACCAAATtccaaacaaaagaaaaaaaagatgataaATGTATAAACAGAAACTTTCTTTAATGCCTTCTTTTCATTACTTGCTCCCTTGTATTCAAATCAGGCCTCAGAAGAATGATATAGCATTTGGGGAAAAATATAAAGCATAGTAATCCGGCACTGGAAGCTAAGATTGAGAAGATCTCCACTGCCACCATGTATTTCCCCTTGGTGCTCAAGTATGTTGGAACAAAAGAAATCCATACACTGCAGAAAACCAACATGCTGAAGGTGATAAATTTGGCTTCATTGAAACTGTCAGGCAACTTCCTGGCAAAGAAAGCTGCAGTGAAACTGCAAATAGACAGGAAACCCATAAAACCCAGGAGGCAATAAAACATGGTGATTGACCCTTCATTACATTCCAGAATGACTTCTTCAGCCATTGAGTTCACATCAAGATCAGGAAATGGGGGAAAGGTAGACAGCCACACTGTACAAATTGTGGCTTGAATGAGCAGGCTGGAAAGAACAATGGAGGTGGCCATTCTTTTCCCCAACCATTTCCTCAACTTGGATTCAGGCTTGGTGGCTTGGAAAGCAAGAATCACAGTGACAGTTTTTGCCAACACAGAAGAAACAGCCACAGAGAAGATGATGCCAAAAGATGTCTGACGAAAGAGACAGGTCACCTTCCGTGGCTGTCCAATGAACAGCAGAGCacaaaggaaggagagcaggagggagaggaggagggtgtAGGTGAGGGTCCGATTATTGGCTTTGACAATGGGAGTGTCCCGGTGTTTGATGAAGATCCCAAGCACTCCAGCAGTCACACAAAACAGGAAAAGAGCAGAGCTGGCCAAGCTTGTTCCCAGAGCTTCTTCGAAAGTGAGGAAAGTTAACAATTTGGGGATGCAGAAATCCCTGTTCTTGTTTGGATAATGATCTTTTGGACACTGAAAGCAGTCATCCATATCTGGggaaaagtaaacattgacataTATATAAGGCAACCTCACTTAAATCAATTGATATAGGCAAAACATCATTTTGAAAGACTGTAGTAAAGCCTATGGAGTCAACATTTCCACATCCTATGTCCGTTGGAAGGAATATTGACTAGAAAGAGACTAGGAGAAATTCAAGGCAGTAATCAATCTCACCCACTGCTTCAGGCCAGGATGAGGTACTTCTCATTCAAATTATGCAATTTCTACTTCTATTCATTCAACCCATAAATTCCCATGAACCCTAACTCTCAGTTGTTTCTGGGCTGGGTTGGAGTGAGACAACAGCTCCACATTGAGCTACTACCACAACGAGTGTTTTAATGTGCTGTTCTAGGAAAAGAGGCTAGGTATTGTCCATTCCTCCACATTATTCTCACTGAAAACTAAAATAACCTATAGTGTACAGACATAGGCAACTGAAAGAAAGATTTACACTAGACAGTAAAAATATGTGATTTGAAAGAGACCAATCAGAATTTGAAAGGGAACTGTTCCCAGCTGTTCCTAGTAAAATTAGCTAAAATGTATTAGGGAAGAAACgacaagtgctggaaatgtaaataaCAGGAAGGaactttcttccacatgtggtggacctgtaaaaaaAACAAGAGATTCTGGGGCAAGGCACAAAAAACCTGACTCCAGCAAAATTAGCTAAAACGTACAAGGGAAGAAACAAAAAGTGCTGGAAATATAAAGAATAGGAAGGAACATTTTTCCACACATGATGATCTTGTATAAAAGGGGTAAGATACAAAAAACATTGCAAAGAATTTCAATCAAAGATACAATTGGAGCCTGAATCATTTTTATTGGGAatgtcaaacaaacaaacaaaatcattaaACTACAAAATATTGCCTTACATGATAATAGTAGCAAGAATATTATAGGCACAGTTTCAGAAGAAGGGGGACCTcccagaaggaagaatagaaaaataatgtaataggaAGGAATATATTAATGTCTCCagtcaccaaattgggagaggtgggaggagggggagtataaccaaatacaaatatagaaattagaaaaaaatattggtTCATGCAGATATACATGTATATggatttgtttcattgtttttatgaatatgtaaattgaaaataaaaaagtcCACATTAATCCCATAGACTAAAATAACAACCTTTTATTTTATACACATAGAGCGTGAAGGAAAGTTATAGAAAACACATTCCGTGTGAAATAagaagatagggagggagggaggaccacTCTTACCCTTCTGGGTGGAAATCTTCCCTTCTGGACATGGAATACAATCATAGCAGCAAAAtggctccccttccttccttcttttactgTAACCTGGATAACAATGGTCATTACACAGAGAAAGAGGTTGTGCCTATCAACAAATAAAGGGAAATATTTCATGGTGATGACCCTCAACTCTGGCTTCCCCCAATATAATTCCATGGAATCGTTTTGTGTCTAAACTTTTGTCTAGCATCTGCAATATAGGGATGAGGGCAAAGAAAGTGAAGATCAGTCTGGCAAGACTCATCGTTAGTTGAAAGGCAGATAAACATTCAGGGTACACTCAGTGGTAGTTGAGGTTACACTGGAGGTTCACAGATACACAACTTGTGTGGCTTTGGCCTTGAATATTGCAGGGCAATATTACCCAAGCTTCTGCAGTTTCCAGGTGTACTTTGGTACACTTAAAGGCTATGAGGTCAACTCCACCCAATGCCGAAGAAACCTGATCCATCTACAGTCAGTTACGCATGTCTTGGTGACATCTCATTTGGATGATTATATCACACTCCATGAAGAACTGCCTTTAAGGTGTGTTCCGAAATCTCAACTGGGACAAAGAGTAACTTctccaattcaaagtgttggttgtgATATAGAGAGGTCTACACAGTATACATCTAGATTATTGGACAAATTGACTGAGACTGCCTGGATCCTGATATTTGCAAAAAAACGTCACTagttttggtcccacctccttcacaaaaATGCTTGATGGAAACAGGAGAGAGTACCTTTTcagtggaggagaaagaatgaaagcaGTATTTGCAGCTCATGAAGAATACTCTCTTGTTTGCATGTTGCCTGATAGTTTTCCTATCAAGGTGACGTGCTCATGATATGGGTCTCTGACACTGAGATACTGTACATACTTTTTGGGGAGGGTGGAAATCACATGATGGAATGTATTCACATCCTACCTGATTGAACCAGCTGGGCCATACAATGGCATCCTCATGAACAGTGAACTCAATGGTTGGTAGAGACTGTGGATCTATCCTTCCCACTTTCACTCTATTAAACATCTCATTGGGGAACGTGACCCAATTGATGATATCAAACCCAGCTGCTAATTCCCCATTTGTATTAAAGGAAATCTTTTCTCCAACTGTGTTGTTAAAGATAACACTTCTTAGGAAGTGATGAAGCTAAATAGAGAGGAGAAAATACAGTTACAAATGATGCTCACGATCCAAATAAACAAGCAAGATAGTAACAGCTCACACTTGACATCGATGCTTAACAGAGCTTATGCATCCTTATAGAAGGAATACGGGTTTTTTTGGTGATACTAATGAGCTATTTTATATAAAGCTGGTACACAGAGCAGTGCACACATGTTCCAGGAATATGAATGACATTAACCAGGAAAGAGATCTCACCTGATCTTGGATACtcagcagggtcagtcctggatAGTGCTTGGATGGAAAAATGCCAATGAATATCTGGCGCTATACCTGGCTATacttcagaagaaggaaatggtAGAACCATATCAGACTCTAcgagggttaaatgaaaagtaatgcctccacctttgtaactccttaacagatagcagtactggtatacaccaggtactggcttgttcagtagactctcctctacagttccattttggcaggaagccttagcattgaatggttgtgctgttaaagtgagaagtatggaaccctgtgcagtcaatgcgacttaagcaacgtgcagtcattgaattcttgacagcaaaaggtgtcaccacaaaggagattcatcagagaatgcaagcggtttatggtgattgtgttgatgtgagtactgtgcatcattgggcgagtaagtttaaagatgttgaggtggaaacatctgacttgcatgacaaacaaagagttggatgtcctgtgacagcaaccaccgagtttcacaagcaaaagtttgacagattgattcagggtgatcgttgtatcactcagagagaaatttcaagcataatggacatttcacaagaacgtgtgggtcacattattgctttgcttggctatcgaaaAATCTGTGGACAATGAGTTGCGGAAACAGACTGTCgtcttcttctgtgacggcttcaaatAACTTGTTCATCATTAGCAGAAATGTatgcaattgtctggtgattatgtggaaaagtgaatagtggtaattcaagagcacattctaaggattatttctgtgctttatttattaaaatatttccatccaaacccaagtaacgaaggtggaggcattacttttcattcaatccttgtaCCTTGCCTAATAAAAACCTTATGAAACTCATGGGTTCCCCATTAGTTAACAGGCCATGTGATAGGCACATACACTGAAATAAGAAACATGGGTCATAGGGAATACAAAGCAATATTTACAGTGTGATCTCCAGTACTCAGAAAAGGTATCATGCCTTTTTTTTACTGTGTGTTGTGTCTACTAACTATGGCAAAATTAAGGCAAGCCTGAGAGGTTTTGTTCAGAGGCAGTTTGTTATCAGTACAGAATGCAAAGACAGACAGATGCATTGTCTACTTGCTCTAGTAACTCGGtaaaaatagataaaatgaaataaaaatgaaaaggagGTTATCATATCATATCACATACTTTTACTGAAATTATGTATGCATAGACTAAATTTACACAAAGTATAATACCAAAGTACAATAATAACTTAGAAAGGACTGCTGTGATGATTAAAAGTCAGCAtgtatttctcaaaaacaagacgggcgacaccaaattaggagggatagctaatactccagagcacaggatcagaattcaaaatgaccttaacggATTGGGGAGCtgaaccaaaactaacaaaatgaatttcaacaaggacaaatacaaaatactacacttaggcagaaaaaatgaaatgcaaagatacagaatgggtgatgcttggcttgacaacagtccatgtgagaaagatcttggagtccttgtgaacaagttgaacatgagcgtacagtgtgatgcagcagctaaaaaagccaataataataataataataataataataataataataatacattatttgtaccccgctaccatctccccaagggacttggtgcggcttacatgaggccaagcccacagcacatcaataaacaaaggcgataacaaataatcaagaCAAAcagttagaataaaataaaataaaactcaaaaacaaaaaagaacacaataagcaataaacaataacaataataacatacagcatttaaaaacctatggccgagccaaatgtaataattcaaatttaaaatgctggacatgaacaaggcgataaactaggatagggttttcagagaaagatgagggcgcacAGACAAtgctaaatcaatattaaagtgcatttgaggacatactgctaagagttttccttagtctgggaaggcacactggaacaaccacgttttcaggctcctcctaaagactgccagcattggggcatgtctgatgtccttagggagtaaattc containing:
- the LOC137097232 gene encoding vomeronasal type-2 receptor 26-like, which produces MGRSLRIHHKYHMSGDLHIGAILSQIFMSSEEISFRQDPVGKSQGDTVHFVAGFTYLASLELLSTWGKFVPNYKCDNQDNPAAVIGGPISDVCLFMADILLAYKFTQITYGSAPLMDNKKEAAFFHHMFPNENHQYTGILDLMLHFQWTWIGVIYLDNEIGQRFVYVVIPMFVQKGICFDFIKAASHLYFINEMETISEKLIETSYLIGRSTANIVILNGEVHTILVLRIWLEIPFFNDLPRINKVWILTAEIDFSLLPIQRDWSLNFIHGALSVSLLPKKVSGFHEFLQNRKLDTDGEDGFIGDFWQQAFVCSFPGHNLDESLGNICTEEDKLETLPMSVFEMSMNSHSYSIYNAVYAVAHALHDMDSSKFKHWTTGIRDLQKMQSWQLHHFLRSVIFNNTVGEKISFNTNGELAAGFDIINWVTFPNEMFNRVKVGRIDPQSLPTIEFTVHEDAIVWPSWFNQAQPLSLCNDHCYPGYSKRRKEGEPFCCYDCIPCPEGKISTQKDMDDCFQCPKDHYPNKNRDFCIPKLLTFLTFEEALGTSLASSALFLFCVTAGVLGIFIKHRDTPIVKANNRTLTYTLLLSLLLSFLCALLFIGQPRKVTCLFRQTSFGIIFSVAVSSVLAKTVTVILAFQATKPESKLRKWLGKRMATSIVLSSLLIQATICTVWLSTFPPFPDLDVNSMAEEVILECNEGSITMFYCLLGFMGFLSICSFTAAFFARKLPDSFNEAKFITFSMLVFCSVWISFVPTYLSTKGKYMVAVEIFSILASSAGLLCFIFFPKCYIILLRPDLNTREQVMKRRH